One genomic segment of Nonomuraea coxensis DSM 45129 includes these proteins:
- a CDS encoding carbohydrate ABC transporter permease, which yields MATTLTKGPSQTAAQHARPSRRRIGERPNWLGGAISWLWLLVVIVPIYWIVITSFKSQSNYYAENPFAPPSEPTLANYQMVIEADFIRYFVNSLVVAVGAVAPAVAVSFMAAYAIVRGGGSRFLRSTNSLFLMGLAIPLQATVIPIYLIIIRLHLYDTLLALILPSIAFAIPLSVLVLSNFIRDVPKELFESMRLDGASEWGTLWHLALPLTRPAVVTVTIYNALTIWNGFLLPLILTQSPEQRTLPLALWSFQGQYSINVPAVLASVVLTTLPILVLYVLGRRQLLAGLTAGFGK from the coding sequence ATGGCGACGACGCTGACCAAGGGGCCGTCGCAGACCGCGGCCCAGCACGCCCGCCCGTCCAGGCGCCGCATCGGGGAGCGGCCCAACTGGCTGGGCGGCGCGATCAGCTGGCTCTGGCTGCTCGTCGTGATCGTGCCGATCTACTGGATCGTCATCACGAGCTTCAAGTCGCAGAGCAACTACTACGCCGAGAACCCGTTCGCGCCGCCGTCCGAGCCCACCCTGGCCAACTACCAGATGGTCATCGAGGCGGACTTCATCCGCTACTTCGTCAACAGCCTGGTGGTGGCGGTCGGGGCGGTGGCGCCGGCGGTCGCGGTGTCGTTCATGGCGGCGTACGCGATCGTGCGCGGCGGCGGGAGCCGCTTCCTGCGCTCCACGAACTCGCTGTTCCTCATGGGGCTGGCCATCCCGCTCCAGGCCACGGTCATCCCGATCTACCTGATCATCATCAGGCTGCACCTGTACGACACGCTGCTGGCGCTGATCCTGCCGTCGATCGCGTTCGCGATCCCGCTGTCGGTGCTGGTGCTGTCGAACTTCATCAGGGACGTGCCGAAGGAGCTGTTCGAGTCGATGCGGCTGGACGGCGCCAGCGAGTGGGGCACCCTGTGGCACCTGGCGCTGCCGCTGACCCGCCCGGCCGTGGTGACGGTGACCATCTACAACGCGCTCACCATCTGGAACGGCTTCCTGCTGCCGCTGATCCTGACGCAGAGCCCGGAGCAGCGCACGCTGCCGCTGGCGTTGTGGAGCTTCCAGGGCCAGTACAGCATCAACGTGCCGGCGGTGCTCGCCTCGGTCGTGCTGACCACGCTGCCCATCCTCGTGCTGTACGTGCTGGGCCGCCGCCAGCTCCTCGCGGGCCTCACCGCCGGGTTCGGCAAGTAG
- a CDS encoding extracellular solute-binding protein encodes METRTTSRRTFLSLSMGVPLGAALAACGSDGPTRPGTAASTGGGGGGSSATYWYLSTQPQEGVRTRTMERFNKANPNGTIEGTTFQNDAFKTKIKTAIGAGQAPTLIWGWGGGTLRSYVQAGQVDDLTPFFEQNQQLKDRLFPSSFGAATIDGKIYAMPCETMQPIVLYYDKRAFEKIGAQPPQTWGDIMDLVPKFNAKGIAPFSLGGQSRWTNMMWLEFLFDRIAGPEVFQAVFDGEKDAWSHPAALDALGKMQELIKANGFVKGFSSITADSNADQALLYTGKAAMMLHGGWTYGSMKTDGGDFVSGGNLGYMNFPPVDGGKGDPGNTVGNPGQYMSISSKATPEQKEIAKKFFSTELVSDESVKDWVGTGAVPIVKGADSAFAGSPDAEFLNFVYGIAVNAKSFAQSWDQALSPTAAEVLLDNISKLFQLSISPQQFTSNMNAVIGK; translated from the coding sequence GTGGAGACCAGGACTACTTCCCGCCGCACGTTCCTCAGCCTCTCCATGGGCGTTCCTCTGGGAGCCGCCCTGGCCGCCTGTGGCAGCGACGGGCCCACCAGGCCCGGCACCGCCGCCAGCACCGGCGGCGGAGGAGGCGGCAGCAGCGCGACCTACTGGTACCTGTCCACGCAGCCGCAGGAGGGCGTGCGCACCAGGACCATGGAGCGCTTCAACAAGGCCAACCCCAACGGCACCATCGAAGGCACGACCTTCCAGAACGACGCATTCAAGACGAAGATCAAGACCGCCATCGGCGCCGGCCAGGCCCCCACCCTGATCTGGGGCTGGGGCGGCGGCACGCTGCGCAGCTACGTGCAGGCCGGCCAGGTCGACGATCTCACGCCGTTCTTCGAGCAGAACCAGCAGCTCAAGGACCGGCTCTTCCCCTCCTCGTTCGGCGCGGCCACGATCGACGGCAAGATCTACGCGATGCCGTGCGAGACCATGCAGCCGATCGTCCTCTACTACGACAAGCGGGCCTTCGAGAAGATCGGCGCGCAGCCGCCCCAGACGTGGGGCGACATCATGGACCTGGTGCCGAAGTTCAACGCCAAGGGCATCGCGCCGTTCTCGCTGGGCGGCCAGTCCCGCTGGACGAACATGATGTGGCTGGAGTTCCTCTTCGACCGCATCGCCGGCCCCGAGGTCTTCCAGGCCGTCTTCGACGGCGAGAAGGACGCCTGGTCGCACCCCGCCGCCCTCGACGCCCTGGGCAAGATGCAGGAGCTGATCAAGGCCAACGGCTTCGTCAAGGGCTTCTCCTCGATCACCGCCGACTCCAACGCCGACCAGGCGCTCCTCTACACCGGCAAGGCCGCGATGATGCTGCACGGCGGCTGGACGTACGGCAGCATGAAGACCGACGGCGGCGACTTCGTCTCCGGCGGCAACCTCGGCTACATGAACTTCCCGCCGGTCGACGGCGGCAAGGGCGACCCCGGCAACACCGTGGGCAACCCCGGCCAGTACATGTCGATCTCCTCCAAGGCCACGCCCGAGCAGAAGGAGATCGCCAAGAAGTTCTTCTCCACCGAGCTGGTGAGCGACGAGTCGGTCAAGGACTGGGTGGGCACCGGCGCGGTGCCGATCGTCAAGGGCGCCGACTCGGCGTTCGCCGGCTCCCCCGACGCGGAGTTCCTCAACTTCGTCTACGGCATCGCGGTCAACGCCAAGTCCTTCGCGCAGTCCTGGGACCAGGCGCTCAGCCCGACGGCGGCCGAGGTGCTGCTGGACAACATCTCCAAGCTGTTCCAGCTGTCGATCTCGCCGCAGCAGTTCACCTCGAACATGAACGCGGTCATCGGCAAGTGA
- a CDS encoding carbohydrate ABC transporter permease → MSVIPLPSGRNVPPAAAPGGRGASALPWLAVPALVFFVGFGVIPLIGVLLLSFTSWDGLGDISVTGFDSWRAVLADPGLPHALWVTFLVMALSWLVQTPASILIGVFLAGQQRYRAVLAVLYFIPLLLSSAAIAITYKALLDPNFGLGAGLQIDVLVQDWLGEPALAMGVVIFVVSWQFIPFHSLIYQGGVRQIPRSMYEAAELDGAGRVRKFFSITLPQLKYTVITSSTLMVVGSLTFFDLIFVLTAGGPGDATRVLALDMYKRGFQANLMGPASAIACILVLVGLVLALLLRRLGGRDASASQLEGA, encoded by the coding sequence GTGAGCGTCATCCCCCTCCCGTCCGGGCGGAACGTTCCCCCGGCCGCCGCGCCCGGCGGCCGGGGGGCCTCGGCGCTCCCCTGGCTCGCGGTGCCGGCCCTCGTGTTCTTCGTCGGTTTCGGCGTGATCCCGCTCATCGGGGTGCTCCTGCTCAGCTTCACCTCGTGGGACGGGCTCGGCGACATCAGCGTCACGGGCTTCGACAGCTGGCGGGCGGTGCTGGCCGACCCCGGGCTGCCGCACGCGCTCTGGGTGACGTTCCTGGTCATGGCCCTGTCGTGGCTGGTGCAGACGCCGGCGAGCATCCTCATCGGCGTGTTCCTGGCCGGGCAGCAGCGCTACCGCGCGGTGCTCGCGGTGCTGTACTTCATCCCGCTGCTGCTCAGCTCGGCGGCCATCGCGATCACCTACAAGGCGCTGCTCGACCCGAACTTCGGGCTCGGCGCCGGGCTGCAGATCGACGTCCTGGTGCAGGACTGGCTCGGCGAGCCCGCCCTGGCGATGGGCGTGGTGATCTTCGTGGTGTCGTGGCAGTTCATCCCGTTCCACTCGCTGATCTACCAGGGCGGCGTGCGGCAGATCCCCCGCTCGATGTACGAGGCGGCCGAGCTGGACGGCGCGGGCCGGGTGCGCAAGTTCTTCAGCATCACGCTGCCGCAGCTCAAGTACACGGTCATCACGTCCTCGACGCTCATGGTCGTCGGCTCGCTGACGTTCTTCGACCTGATCTTCGTGCTGACCGCGGGCGGTCCCGGCGACGCCACCCGGGTGCTCGCCCTCGACATGTACAAGCGCGGCTTCCAGGCCAACCTCATGGGCCCGGCCAGCGCGATCGCCTGCATCCTGGTTCTGGTGGGCCTGGTCCTGGCGCTCCTGCTGCGCCGGCTCGGCGGCCGGGACGCGAGCGCCAGCCAGCTGGAAGGGGCCTGA
- a CDS encoding ABC transporter ATP-binding protein, whose amino-acid sequence MPEDPSEPRSRPATEQDLELGEVAPYSFQVHNDTMAAIGFLTIARRLPSLIAEALRLAWSASPRDTVTTVTLSLLGGIVTAFGLLATTGALTALLSEGPTPGRVMAALPSLALVAAAAVARALLQAGAGWAEARLGPQLERAAEERLYGLTSRVELVAFDDPEFHDALERAEGHGAGVVGVVVSAAVDVVTSLVSIAAAAGVLGVLHPALLPLLPLAVLPDAWAAIRAARQRYTTVHGLVPARRRKYIIGRLLAERECAAEVRAFTMRAFLLRVYDKVARAEQEEMLKLVRRQTFTRLAGQALGGLGSALVYVALGVLLAAGAIPLAVAGTAVLAIRSAQGSLSSLLFTTNMLYEQGLYFTDFLRFCADAERRLVPPRPRPAPEGFDRITAEDLTFTYPGAEKPALRGVSVEIKRGEIVAFVGENGSGKTTLSKILAGLYEPDTGTVRWDDTDLREVDPEALRARTAVIAQDHTRWPLTARYNITMGADKGERALHSAATVAGADEVIAGLPHGYRTLLDRRFKDGQELSGGQWQRIAVARGFHRDADLLICDEPTAALDARAEHALFERIRGHADGRTVLLITHRLASVRLADRIYVLDHGEVVEQGGHDALMARGGLYADLYTLQAAAYR is encoded by the coding sequence ATGCCCGAAGATCCTTCCGAACCCCGCTCCCGGCCCGCCACCGAGCAGGACCTCGAACTCGGCGAGGTCGCCCCCTACTCCTTCCAGGTCCACAACGACACCATGGCCGCGATCGGCTTCCTGACCATCGCCAGGCGGCTGCCCTCGCTCATCGCCGAGGCGCTGCGCCTGGCCTGGTCGGCGAGCCCGCGCGACACCGTCACCACCGTCACGCTCAGCCTGCTCGGCGGGATCGTCACCGCGTTCGGGCTGCTGGCCACCACCGGCGCGCTCACCGCGCTGCTCAGCGAGGGCCCGACCCCCGGCCGGGTGATGGCCGCCCTGCCCAGCCTGGCCCTGGTCGCCGCGGCCGCGGTGGCCCGCGCGCTGCTGCAGGCGGGCGCCGGGTGGGCCGAGGCGCGGCTCGGCCCGCAGCTCGAACGGGCCGCGGAGGAACGGCTGTACGGGCTGACCAGCCGGGTCGAGCTGGTCGCCTTCGACGACCCCGAGTTCCACGACGCGCTCGAACGCGCCGAGGGCCACGGCGCGGGCGTCGTCGGCGTCGTCGTGTCCGCCGCCGTCGACGTCGTCACCTCGCTCGTCAGCATCGCGGCGGCGGCCGGCGTCCTCGGCGTGCTGCACCCGGCGCTGCTGCCGCTGCTCCCGCTGGCCGTGCTGCCCGACGCCTGGGCCGCGATCCGCGCCGCCCGCCAGCGCTACACCACGGTCCACGGGCTCGTCCCGGCCCGCCGGCGCAAGTACATCATCGGCCGCCTGCTGGCCGAGCGTGAGTGCGCGGCCGAGGTCCGCGCCTTCACCATGCGCGCGTTCCTGCTGCGCGTCTACGACAAGGTGGCGCGGGCCGAGCAGGAGGAGATGCTCAAGCTGGTCAGGCGGCAGACCTTCACCCGGCTGGCCGGCCAGGCGCTCGGCGGCCTCGGCAGTGCCCTCGTCTACGTCGCGCTCGGCGTGCTGCTCGCGGCCGGGGCGATCCCGCTGGCCGTGGCCGGCACGGCGGTCCTCGCGATCCGGTCGGCCCAGGGTTCGCTGTCCAGCCTGCTGTTCACCACCAACATGCTGTACGAGCAGGGGCTCTACTTCACCGACTTCCTGCGCTTCTGCGCCGACGCCGAGCGCCGCCTGGTGCCGCCCCGCCCGCGGCCCGCCCCCGAGGGCTTCGACCGCATCACCGCCGAGGACCTGACCTTCACCTACCCGGGCGCGGAGAAGCCGGCGCTGCGCGGCGTCTCCGTCGAGATCAAGCGGGGCGAGATCGTCGCGTTCGTCGGCGAGAACGGATCGGGCAAGACCACCCTCTCCAAGATCCTCGCCGGTCTGTACGAGCCCGACACGGGGACCGTCCGCTGGGACGACACCGACCTGCGCGAGGTGGACCCGGAGGCCCTGCGCGCCCGCACCGCCGTGATCGCCCAGGACCACACCCGCTGGCCGCTCACCGCCCGCTACAACATCACGATGGGCGCGGACAAGGGCGAGCGGGCCCTGCACTCGGCGGCGACGGTGGCGGGCGCCGACGAGGTGATCGCCGGGCTGCCGCACGGCTACCGCACCCTGCTGGACCGCCGGTTCAAGGACGGCCAGGAGCTGTCCGGCGGGCAGTGGCAGCGCATCGCCGTGGCCCGAGGCTTCCACCGCGACGCCGACCTGCTCATCTGCGACGAGCCCACGGCGGCGCTCGACGCCCGCGCCGAGCACGCGCTGTTCGAGCGCATCCGCGGTCACGCGGACGGCCGCACGGTGCTGCTCATCACCCACCGCCTGGCCAGCGTCCGCCTCGCCGACCGCATCTACGTGCTGGACCACGGCGAGGTCGTCGAGCAGGGCGGCCACGACGCGCTCATGGCGAGGGGCGGGCTCTACGCCGACCTCTACACCCTCCAGGCCGCCGCCTACCGGTGA
- a CDS encoding erythromycin esterase family protein, with protein sequence MHDEITRWLAGRAVPLDGLAPFRAALDGVRLAGLGEATHGSAEFFSLRRRLTEFLVRELGFTTVAIEASAAAARAVDEHVRTGRGDARQAVAGLGFWTLDTAEMLAVVEWLREHNRTAERPVGFAGVDPQHPGAALRTLRELLDGAAGDLLDPLEVLARSRWGRDEPLGPEVEAAARRLTEHVAEHMAGGTAGHTAEHTAADMAGRGPGEVLKAVREAARVVGQAAELSCRPFTHADPALTLGAARDRHMAENASLLLAEPGAKVVLWAHNGHVGKGRIGGAPTMGRHLADAHGAAYYALGALFGSGAFRAIPRSRLRRRPRFLRFGSPPPEDRPTTRTFRVPPAGTPLAVETRLAAACPADHVVDLRGGERPAAVAEWLAGTAHLRAFGAVAGRLTAKFAFMPVVPGEEFDGLAFVHTATASTPLAQLTGRRRPGGCRGRRRARPSP encoded by the coding sequence GTGCACGACGAGATCACCCGCTGGCTCGCCGGGCGGGCGGTCCCGCTCGACGGGCTCGCCCCGTTCCGCGCCGCGCTGGACGGCGTCCGGCTGGCCGGGCTGGGCGAGGCCACGCACGGCAGCGCCGAGTTCTTCTCCCTGCGCCGCCGCCTCACCGAGTTCCTGGTGCGGGAGCTGGGCTTCACCACCGTCGCGATCGAGGCGAGCGCGGCGGCGGCGCGGGCCGTGGACGAGCACGTGCGCACCGGCCGCGGCGACGCCAGGCAGGCGGTCGCCGGGCTGGGCTTCTGGACGCTGGACACCGCGGAGATGCTGGCCGTGGTCGAGTGGCTGCGCGAGCACAACCGCACCGCCGAGCGGCCCGTGGGGTTCGCCGGCGTCGATCCGCAACATCCGGGCGCGGCGCTGCGGACCCTGCGCGAGCTCCTGGACGGGGCGGCCGGCGACCTGCTCGACCCTCTGGAGGTGCTGGCCCGGTCGCGGTGGGGGCGCGACGAACCCCTGGGGCCCGAGGTAGAGGCCGCGGCACGACGACTGACGGAGCACGTGGCCGAACACATGGCCGGAGGCACGGCCGGGCACACGGCCGAGCACACGGCCGCGGACATGGCCGGGCGCGGCCCCGGCGAGGTCCTCAAGGCGGTCCGCGAGGCCGCGCGCGTCGTCGGCCAGGCCGCCGAGCTGTCGTGCCGTCCCTTCACGCACGCCGACCCGGCGCTGACCCTGGGCGCGGCCCGCGACCGCCACATGGCGGAGAACGCGAGCCTGCTGCTCGCCGAGCCCGGCGCGAAGGTCGTCCTGTGGGCGCACAACGGCCACGTCGGCAAGGGCCGCATCGGCGGGGCACCCACCATGGGACGCCACCTGGCCGACGCGCACGGCGCGGCCTACTACGCCCTCGGCGCCCTCTTCGGCTCCGGCGCGTTCCGCGCCATCCCCAGGTCCCGGCTGCGCCGCCGGCCCCGGTTCCTCCGGTTCGGCTCTCCCCCGCCGGAGGACCGGCCGACGACGCGGACGTTCCGGGTGCCGCCCGCGGGGACGCCGCTCGCCGTGGAGACGCGGCTGGCCGCCGCCTGCCCCGCCGACCACGTCGTGGACCTGCGCGGCGGGGAACGGCCGGCCGCCGTGGCGGAGTGGCTGGCGGGCACCGCGCACCTGAGGGCGTTCGGCGCGGTCGCCGGCCGGCTCACCGCCAAGTTCGCGTTCATGCCGGTGGTGCCGGGCGAGGAGTTCGACGGCCTGGCCTTCGTCCACACCGCCACCGCCTCCACCCCGCTGGCCCAGCTCACCGGTAGGCGGCGGCCTGGAGGGTGTAGAGGTCGGCGTAGAGCCCGCCCCTCGCCATGA
- a CDS encoding glycoside hydrolase family 3 N-terminal domain-containing protein, whose amino-acid sequence MRSTSGKWAARVAVTVLALAALSVPGVPEVPGAPGGGPRAYAAAALPYQDPTLPVPTRVGDLMSRMSLDDKIGQMTQAERGSVSAADVTAYRLGSVLSGGGSAPSPNTPASWADMYDRFQNAALATPLGVPILYGVDAVHGHNNVVGATIFPHNIGLGAARDPALVQRIGRAVAEEVSGTGVDWNFAPCLCVARNDRWGRTYESFGETPALPSEMTTFITGLQGTALNGPASVLATAKHYVGDGGTTGGTDQGDTQLSEAELRAIHLPPFRAAVEKGVGSVMISFSSWNGAKLHGHQYLVTTVLKGELGFTGFVVSDWNGIDQIDGAPGASASDVRAAVNAGIDMVMAPTSWRQFIDLLRAEVQAGRVSTARIDDAVRRILTKKFELGLFEKPLTDRSYTATVGSSAHRAIAREAVAKSQVVLKNSGNVLPLAPGGKIFVAGKSADDIGLQSGGWTISWQGSAGAITPGTTILQGIRNAAGSGTTVTYSRDGGGVDGSYRVAVAVVGETPYAEGEGDRPGSLGLDSTDLATLSTLRAAGVPVVVVLVSGRPLDVAAQLPGWNALVAAWLPGTEGQGVADVLFGAVKPTGKLPMTWMNSASQQPINDGDGKTPLFPYGFGLTYDGTPGDTTPPTAPGTPSAADVTSSSVRLSWAASTDDVGVTGYDVVRVTGSGETAVASSATPAATVSGLAASTAYTFAVYARDAAGNRSPRSATVAVTTRPDGGTDGCSVTASVQSQWGNGYVVQVTVTNTGTSALTGWAVTFTLPTGHQVTGSWNATLTASGQTVTARNAPHNGSLGPGASTSFGFQGSRPAGDTRLPDGYRCG is encoded by the coding sequence ATGAGAAGCACGAGCGGGAAGTGGGCGGCGCGGGTGGCGGTGACGGTGCTCGCCCTCGCGGCGCTGAGCGTGCCGGGCGTGCCTGAGGTGCCCGGAGCGCCGGGCGGCGGGCCGCGGGCGTACGCGGCGGCGGCGCTGCCGTACCAGGACCCCACGCTGCCGGTGCCCACCCGGGTCGGTGACCTGATGTCGCGGATGTCGCTGGACGACAAGATCGGGCAGATGACGCAGGCCGAGCGCGGCTCGGTGAGCGCCGCCGACGTCACCGCCTACCGGCTCGGCTCGGTGCTGTCCGGCGGCGGCTCCGCGCCCTCGCCGAACACGCCCGCGTCCTGGGCCGACATGTACGACAGATTCCAGAACGCCGCCCTCGCCACCCCGCTCGGCGTCCCCATCCTGTACGGCGTGGACGCCGTGCACGGCCACAACAACGTCGTGGGCGCCACGATCTTCCCGCACAACATCGGCCTCGGCGCCGCCCGCGACCCCGCCCTGGTCCAGCGCATCGGCCGCGCGGTCGCCGAGGAGGTCTCCGGCACCGGCGTGGACTGGAACTTCGCGCCCTGCCTCTGCGTGGCCCGCAACGACCGGTGGGGCCGCACGTACGAGTCGTTCGGCGAGACCCCCGCACTGCCGTCCGAGATGACGACGTTCATCACCGGCCTCCAGGGAACGGCACTGAACGGCCCCGCCTCCGTGCTGGCCACCGCCAAGCACTACGTCGGCGACGGCGGCACCACCGGCGGCACCGACCAGGGCGACACCCAGCTCTCCGAGGCCGAGCTGCGGGCGATCCACCTGCCGCCGTTCCGCGCCGCCGTCGAGAAGGGCGTCGGCTCGGTGATGATCTCCTTCAGCAGCTGGAACGGCGCCAAGCTGCACGGCCACCAGTACCTCGTCACGACCGTGCTCAAGGGCGAGCTGGGCTTCACCGGCTTCGTCGTCTCCGACTGGAACGGCATCGACCAGATCGACGGCGCCCCCGGCGCCTCCGCCTCCGACGTGCGCGCGGCCGTCAACGCCGGCATCGACATGGTGATGGCGCCGACCTCCTGGCGGCAGTTCATCGACCTGCTGCGGGCCGAGGTCCAGGCCGGCCGGGTGAGCACCGCGCGGATCGACGACGCCGTGCGCCGCATCCTCACCAAGAAGTTCGAGCTCGGCCTGTTCGAGAAGCCGCTCACCGACCGCTCCTACACCGCGACCGTCGGCTCCTCCGCGCACCGCGCCATCGCCCGCGAGGCGGTCGCGAAGTCGCAGGTCGTGCTCAAGAACAGCGGGAACGTGCTGCCGCTCGCGCCCGGCGGCAAGATCTTCGTGGCGGGGAAGAGCGCCGACGACATCGGCCTGCAGAGCGGCGGCTGGACGATCTCCTGGCAGGGCTCGGCCGGCGCGATCACCCCCGGCACCACCATCCTCCAGGGCATCAGGAACGCCGCGGGCTCCGGCACGACCGTCACCTACAGCCGCGACGGCGGCGGCGTCGACGGCTCCTACCGGGTGGCGGTCGCGGTCGTGGGCGAGACGCCGTACGCGGAGGGCGAGGGCGACCGGCCCGGCTCCCTGGGCCTCGACAGCACCGACCTCGCCACGCTCTCCACCCTGCGCGCCGCCGGCGTCCCGGTCGTGGTCGTGCTGGTCAGCGGCCGGCCGCTGGACGTCGCCGCCCAGCTCCCCGGCTGGAACGCGCTGGTCGCCGCCTGGCTGCCGGGCACCGAGGGCCAGGGGGTGGCCGACGTGCTGTTCGGCGCGGTCAAGCCCACCGGCAAGCTGCCCATGACCTGGATGAACAGCGCCTCCCAGCAGCCGATCAACGACGGCGACGGCAAGACGCCGCTGTTCCCGTACGGGTTCGGCCTGACCTACGACGGCACGCCCGGCGACACGACGCCGCCCACCGCTCCCGGCACGCCGTCGGCCGCCGACGTCACCTCGTCGTCGGTGCGGCTGAGCTGGGCCGCCTCCACCGACGACGTGGGCGTGACCGGCTACGACGTGGTCCGGGTGACGGGCTCCGGCGAGACGGCCGTGGCCTCCTCCGCCACGCCCGCCGCGACGGTGAGCGGCCTCGCCGCGAGCACCGCGTACACCTTCGCCGTGTACGCGAGGGACGCGGCGGGCAACCGCTCGCCCCGCTCGGCCACGGTCGCCGTGACCACCCGCCCCGACGGAGGGACGGACGGCTGCTCGGTCACGGCGAGCGTGCAGAGCCAGTGGGGCAACGGGTACGTCGTCCAGGTCACCGTCACCAACACCGGCACGAGCGCGCTCACCGGCTGGGCCGTGACCTTCACGCTGCCCACGGGCCACCAGGTGACCGGCTCGTGGAACGCCACCCTGACGGCGAGCGGGCAGACCGTCACCGCCAGGAACGCCCCGCACAACGGATCGCTGGGGCCGGGCGCGAGCACGTCCTTCGGCTTCCAGGGCAGCCGCCCGGCCGGCGACACGCGCCTGCCGGACGGCTACCGCTGCGGTTGA
- a CDS encoding snapalysin family zinc-dependent metalloprotease: MPRRLRLALSLVLGLSLLQVATPARATALVTVLRYDTSRAAEFVSAVDQAAQIWNASVANVRLVKGTPAHFTVIADNGWPRALPTSLGRGTVWMGRQATSQGYHPVRIAAHEIGHILGLPDRRTGLCTDLMSGSSAPTSCTNAYPSAAERAAVDRAFAGSAAPLVEFGRLHEFDRLHAGR; the protein is encoded by the coding sequence ATGCCCCGACGCCTACGTCTCGCGCTCTCCCTCGTCCTCGGCCTCTCCCTGCTCCAGGTCGCCACCCCGGCCCGCGCGACCGCCCTGGTCACGGTGCTCAGGTACGACACGAGCCGGGCGGCCGAGTTCGTCTCCGCCGTGGACCAGGCCGCCCAGATCTGGAACGCGAGCGTGGCGAACGTCCGCCTGGTCAAGGGCACGCCCGCGCACTTCACCGTGATCGCCGACAACGGCTGGCCCCGCGCCCTGCCGACCAGCCTCGGCCGCGGCACGGTCTGGATGGGCCGCCAGGCCACCTCCCAGGGCTACCACCCGGTCCGCATCGCCGCCCACGAGATCGGCCACATCCTCGGCCTGCCCGACCGGCGCACCGGCCTCTGCACCGACCTGATGTCGGGCTCCAGCGCGCCCACGAGCTGCACCAACGCCTACCCGAGCGCCGCCGAGCGGGCGGCGGTGGACCGCGCCTTCGCGGGCTCCGCCGCTCCGCTCGTCGAGTTCGGCCGGCTGCACGAGTTCGACCGGTTGCACGCCGGCCGCTGA